cagctgtgtgaatgagtttaattattgaccagtacctgccagtgtctgctgtgtgaatgagtttaattattgatcgattcctgccagcgtctgctgtgtcaatgagtttaattattgacctgtacctgccagtttctgctgtgtgaatgagtttaattattgatctgtacctgccagtttctgctgtgtgaatgagtttaattattgatccatacctgccagtttctgctgtgtgaatgagttttatttttgatccatacctgcctgtttctcctgtgaatgattttagttattgacctctacctgccagtctctgctgtgtgaatgagtttaattattgatctgtacctgccagtttctgctgtgtgaatgagtttaattattgatctgtacctgccagtttctgctgtgtgaatgagtttaattattgatctgtacctgccagtgtctgctgtgtgaatgagtttaattattgttagaaacgaaaatcgcttcttaataatcgctctagacaaattcaggaaaacaaaggtttattagcaagtctgcagaaatgggcacccttctgagtaaaaggcgcgctgaggcttacaaagtttctcattatatacagcacaagtccctcccctccttggttctaacgagccatgaggttcacattcttaaaaacattattattctccaatttgcacccttatcacaaagtctgcaacaaatgtctccagaccctccccttcctggctcttaacgagccatgaggttcacattcttaaaaacatcattattctccaatttgcacccttatcacaaagtctgcaataaATGCCTCCCATGTTCCTAGAGGTGCTGTCTTTCTtcccctgtagtcttatcagtcaaggactcatccttccctgcctgtgtttatggtttcatcaatcaagggcctgtttgtttttactctgctcacaaactgcatacactattttaaactattttacttttgagtatacaaaatgttttaaaaaagcaaaagtctaatgttttagaaaagaagcaaaagttttgtcttttattatagatcagtctgtggtctaggcacatcttaaagtttgcaccgaaattacctctcacaattccacccttttctctttttaagatgtgcctagaccaaGATAAACCCCCCCTCCTTAAGGGCCCGGGAAATCtttggtctttcgcagcaacatcactttaagttcccgtgtcccatgttgtggaaacaccactgcctggagtcgggaaatatttttctgaattagaaGCTGAATACAGGGAATTAGGCAGGGTAATACGAGAAGAAGAATCACAACCCCCCCAACCATCAGTAGCGCCGTGTgccaccaactaccacctaggagaccacCCCACaatccgatgccactaagaggacgccaagattgtactggcacatgggccaatttccgaatttcatcggaaatttccaaaaccgctttaccattatcgtcaatttctagacagcagttagtcaggttaaacttcccgcacacgcccccctccgaggccaacagataatccaaggcaagtcggttttgatatatagcagccctcatctgattctgctgcttagccagcaactccagggccagggcagtccggttagtaatgacctctacgactgcttggagcctgataatacgatttaacatatagataggagtacggtatccccatgatccgtcctgtgcccatgtagctggcccgtagtattcaataatccgggacggtggccactcatccccccaatcaccgacttggatatcccttggcgacctacggagggagtcaaagagtttaattcccaaatcgtcgccttcctcccggggtaataggaagaacgcaggtcgtattagacccaggaagcataccccagcccatcccatgggcagtttggagtatgcctgattaccgcatatccaaaataggccatctggagcaggccctccctgcctcacaacgttatcccacagctcctttaccacagggacgccctcataaggatcaggaccactgcaattccagtaatcagcccccagcttgtcagaggaggaatcagtacgtaatGGAACGCACGAGCCATGAtctcggtttgcaatgtaccaagtaatatcctcaggccaccatactcgcgtggtcgcatccaatacattctgacagggactaatccctacctccacggtccccttgccttcaatacagaactggccctcagggctatttgtcagtctccacccctggcttttcctttcgttgacatgagtccaagtggtttgcagcaattcccctatgtctaagctttggccagtccacggccattgttctgacatatgcggccccccacaaacccagcaattgctaacatttaaaacagtggctattctagaggtgagatcaataaacaggttttgtgtaatATCAGGGAGTTCAATCTTTTCTTCTACCTGTTCGTATACAGATGGCATTTTAGAGAGCACGACCATTCTTTGACGGTCTTGCTCTTTTcccaacccccgatcagtgttctgtaccctggtctccttgactctgtcaacctgctctCTGAGCAACACGGAAGATGGGTCCCACCttccagttttgctaatacaTACCCAGCGCtcatttatagggcatccacggattttgccaccgtatcccttattatacacctgataatagggtcttccGCCCTCCCAACATTCATGGGGTGCACTCACATCATAACACCAATCGTCCACATAGGAATGGGACACAAATGATCCCGTGTAGATTCGAATCCCAAGTCTTACTATAgttcgacatttgtcacatctcccctcaccctcccccacatacaggagtaaactgatcaatatccccaccaatacagtccaagtagagttcattattgctgtcttttcagttttaccaccaacggtttgtccccttgctcgcatgtccaagtgctttctccttcaggcggaacaggcccctttatccttgatgcgtggatccaccctttttctttcgtccgaacagctgcttcagttgttaacagaaccaggaacggtccttcccaccgcggctggagcttttcggccttccaggtcttaacaagtacccaatctccggagttctgcaaaagaacgggataaggccaataaatagtttctgacaaatacatctcccccttgtaaagtgggacatccatcaaccttactccaatatggtaatccgaacagcatttcatcgtctcatacttcaggatgcgagagtctgttaaccagcggtgagCCTTCTGAGCCAGTATGGCACTAACCGAATGTGGGGAATATACTGTGATccttcctccaaaggtaagttttcgggcctcttccactaacattgccgtagctgccactgcttgtatacaggtcggccatccacatgAGACAGGatctaacatttttgacaaaaatgcaactggctgacgtttccctgcccgcagctgggtaagcacgccctgggcaattccgccggcgctattgacatataactggaatggttccttcagggtgggtaaAGCTAATACTGGAGCTCGGATCAGtttacttttaataatattaaatcgctgctcctcctcatctgaccagtccaccttttgtccttcttgtcccagtttgtcgtacaagaattttactaaagtggtgtaactttcaatccatatccggcaatatcctactagccccaggaattgtctgatttccttcttcgtcctgggtattggcatacccgtaatccctgatattcgttctggcgtgatacggcgatgccccttactgacttgatggcccagatatcttactacttgctccacaaactggagttttgtcctggagactcgtaggccctgtttccccaggaagttcagcagggcaacggtgtctgcCCGTACCTCCTCCTCTCTTGGTCCTGAGAGCAagagatcatcgacatattggagcaattgattctccgcgttacaccgaaatcctcctaagatctgctccagtatttgtccaaacaagttgggtgactccgTGAATCCCTGCGGCAAGACCGTCCATCTTAACTGTCGCTTTTGTCCTGTGGAGGGACTctcccattcaaaggcaaaaaggttccgactttcttcgtcaagggggcaactccagaaggcatccttcagatctattacgctgaaccattcatgttcggggaaattttactcattaacgtgtagggattgggtaccaccgggtacctagcctggactacttcattcaacccccgcaagtcttgcaccagcctatatgtcccatccggcttcctcacagggagtattggagtattgaaaggggacatacattcctccagtagtccatctgtgattaatctttctatcacaggttgtaacccctcccgtccttccatagcaatcgggtactgtttccttcttacggggcctcttcctggtaacatggtgatttggagaggtttgatgtttaaaccccctctgttcccttctcggtaccatacttccgggtctatttgttgatcatcttcttcggtgagggcgaacaatcttaccaccatttccccgttacttggtaccgttccgatccctagtttgacctgcaagtctcttcctaacaaattaaaccccgccgatggcagtagaaggaggtctcgtttagtagttctgtcttcatacccaatttccacgtcctccaccaCTGGGACTTGTAATTTCTGTCCTCCAATTCCAGATATCCCCATAACTTTTCCTCCTGCTCGGGTGCcggggggtatttggattatacttgatctttcggctcccgagtccaccataaatgtgatctccgatccttggggtcctactttcaagtttaccaggggttcctgtctatagtccttttgccccaagggtaggaacccccgacctccctaatcttcctccatcagtgcgtacgaccgcacctcccgcttgtagcgggggcactcccgtttaaaatgtccctcttcattacagtagtaacatctgagtatcctcttcgtttccctgtcgcggtctcgcgctcctccacccttcctttgttccggccatggttctcttttcctctgctcttgccacgactctcccctttcctgtttctgccaCGGCTCCCCCTTTTCCCTCCTTCCAGCTGTCATTTGTTGCACCGtttgcatcattatctttgtcgccttcttctgcttctcatcgtcccttctcacaaacaccttttaagcgtcccgtagtagttcacttagagatttactatcccaatcatccattttctctaacttctttcgtatgtccggccaggcttttgatacaaactctacccgtatgagttgttgccccacgtccgtctcagggtccaccccagcgaactgctgcaagttcttcctaatcctgtctaggaagtccgtaggggtctcctccgggttttgatgattaccaaaggccttggtaaaattgtgccccttcggggctgcctgtcttattccttttatccaatattcccgcatGTCTCTCATGTTGCGCCGTCCTTCCTCCGTGTTCTTATTCCactcggggtcggtgaggggaaacttctgctcccctccttctcccccctctttctcccagaccaagagcgcagcttgtcgtatcatctgacgttcctggctagagaacaatgttttcatgatggaacatatctcttcccacgtgtaagtattcggacccaggaactgatctaattgttcagccaggcccatggggtcctctagtagacccttcatctccctcctgaaatttcgtacttcagtactcgtcaagggaacgttcacatatcccgtccttccttcctcgccccccatgggcacttcccggagtggattcattATTGCAATTGAGGTAGGGTTTTGTCCGTGACCCCTTCCAGCTCAAGATCTGGTCTGTACCCCTGAGGTAGCCTGTGATTCCCCCCATTGTCTTCCCCTTCCTCTGACTCATCGTCACCCGAAGGAACATTTtgtggggcagacggggtcacgtagggcggtggtaagtgatctaaaggttcccattctttctgccTTCTCGAGTCTTCATTAGTTGCCTGCATTTGGCAAGATATCGTAACCGGTAGCCAACAAAAGGCATAATCACTTTCTTCCAGATTATCATCAGGTTttgaattgacatataaaatgagagcttgccggacccagtcttcgtcagtaccgaagctaggccaccacactgagtcgccctgaataggtttctgggaccacttttcacagtattttaccatcttccttctagattttccttttctcccaccctgattccaattatttaacattcttcctaacggactatcgtcaggtaccccggGGTATGTGTCATTGTCCCTGTTTAAGCCTACCCTTCCCTTAATCGCTTTGGATCCCCtatttcccattgccgaggacttTGTATTTCTCGTAttatcccgtgataatctatcacaatttagccaattcccggaccttcagtcccgtgatcgcccaggttcctttgcaggcacccccggtctttggattcctgtgtcctacgtctctgtgacacagatcacaggcaccccgtaggtccacgttcctcctcaaacacggtctctgcaaaatccctcacaggcgagccccggcctctagatacctgagtcccacgtctctgtagaaaaatccacaggcaccccgtaggtccccaggtctccggaaacacggtccccgcaggttttttcttacctgggttcggtgcaccgaaattactcgatcgttaaccgtccccactgcctcggccacacccctcctttgttttcctgagcctcccgggtatcactcgctcaagccgcgcggggcgacaagcaaggaatcagggactgccgaaatcggcagggtgcaccttctccgatgtccttcctcagctccccttgcggccggagtgttgaccggatgagcccccaagttgttagaaacgaaaatcgcttcttaataatcgctctagacaaattcaggaaaacaaaggtttattagcaagtctgcaaaaatgggcacccttctgagtaaaaggcgcgctgaggcttacaaagtttctcattatatacagcacaagtccctcccctccttggttctaacgagccatgaggttcacattcttaaaaacattattattctccaatttgcacccttatcaca
Above is a genomic segment from Chiloscyllium punctatum isolate Juve2018m chromosome 23, sChiPun1.3, whole genome shotgun sequence containing:
- the LOC140494063 gene encoding endogenous retrovirus group 3 member 1 Env polyprotein-like, whose product is MRARGQTVGGKTEKTAIMNSTWTVLVGILISLLLYVGEGEGRCDKCRTIVRLGIRIYTGSFVSHSYVDDWCYDVSAPHECWEGGRPYYQVYNKGYGGKIRGCPINERWVCISKTGRWDPSSVLLREQVDRVKETRVQNTDRGLGKEQDRQRMVVLSKMPSVYEQVEEKIELPDITQNLFIDLTSRIATVLNVSNCWVCGGPHMSEQWPWTGQSLDIGELLQTTWTHVNERKSQGWRLTNSPEGQFCIEGKGTVEVGISPCQNVLDATTRVWWPEDITWYIANRDHGSCVPLRTDSSSDKLGADYWNCSGPDPYEGVPVVKELWDNVVRQGGPAPDGLFWICGNQAYSKLPMGWAGVCFLGLIRPAFFLLPREEGDDLGIKLFDSLRRSPRDIQVGDWGDEWPPSRIIEYYGPATWAQDGSWGYRTPIYMLNRIIRLQAVVEVITNRTALALELLAKQQNQMRAAIYQNRLALDYLLASEGGVCGKFNLTNCCLEIDDNGKAVLEISDEIRKLAHVPVQSWRPLSGIGLWGGLLGGSWWHTALLMVGGVVILLLVLPCLIPCIQLLIQKNISRLQAVVFPQHGTRELKVMLLRKTKDFPGP